A genomic segment from Deinococcus sp. YIM 77859 encodes:
- a CDS encoding amidase, producing the protein MTTPPPDPQRAWAYRPAAPLFGTADGPLTGLTFSIKDLYGVPGWPLTASTRAPVPDPGESVLVRRLLELGATALGKTHLHEIALGITGMNGYGGTTHPFDLERVPGGSSSGAAVSVALGQVDFALGTDTGGSIRVPAAWCGVVGYKPTGEHPHWSTTGVLPLSTTCDHAGPLARDMRMVVRVQEALTGQKVAPQDWAGIRVGRWLPGGWVDDTVREATELYAGRLEELGATVENVSFPEVLDAYSPIVLSEAARVHAGALAQAEPGFLPFTLASLRQGQALTPEEVEAAHGRRAVYRAQLDDLLSRCDVLLAPAVPTPPPLFGQDEVAVGEGRLPLRRAVLRLTAPFSLLGVPTVALPSSAPFVGVQLVGRRDEDDRLLGLALAVEGPGR; encoded by the coding sequence ATGACGACACCCCCTCCTGATCCTCAACGGGCCTGGGCTTACCGGCCCGCCGCTCCCCTGTTCGGAACGGCGGACGGCCCGCTGACCGGGTTGACCTTCAGCATCAAGGACCTGTACGGCGTCCCGGGTTGGCCGCTCACGGCAAGCACCCGCGCACCCGTGCCCGACCCCGGAGAGAGCGTGCTGGTGCGGCGGTTGCTTGAGCTGGGCGCCACGGCGCTGGGCAAGACGCACCTGCACGAGATCGCGCTCGGCATCACCGGGATGAACGGCTACGGGGGCACCACCCACCCCTTCGACCTGGAGCGGGTGCCGGGCGGAAGCAGCAGCGGGGCGGCGGTCAGCGTGGCGCTCGGTCAGGTTGATTTCGCGTTGGGCACCGATACCGGCGGCAGCATCCGCGTTCCAGCGGCGTGGTGCGGCGTGGTGGGATACAAGCCGACGGGGGAACACCCCCACTGGAGCACGACAGGCGTCCTGCCGCTTTCAACAACCTGTGACCACGCCGGGCCGCTCGCGCGGGACATGCGAATGGTCGTGCGGGTGCAGGAGGCGCTGACCGGCCAGAAGGTGGCGCCCCAGGACTGGGCGGGAATCCGGGTCGGCCGGTGGCTCCCCGGGGGCTGGGTGGACGACACGGTGCGGGAGGCCACGGAGCTCTACGCTGGGCGGCTGGAGGAGCTGGGGGCCACGGTGGAAAACGTCTCCTTTCCCGAAGTCCTCGATGCTTACTCGCCCATCGTCCTGAGCGAGGCCGCGCGCGTTCATGCGGGGGCGCTTGCGCAGGCGGAGCCCGGCTTTCTGCCCTTCACCCTGGCCTCGCTGCGGCAGGGGCAGGCGCTGACGCCGGAAGAGGTGGAGGCCGCGCATGGGCGCCGTGCGGTCTACCGGGCCCAGCTCGACGACCTGCTCTCGCGCTGCGACGTGCTGCTCGCACCCGCGGTGCCCACACCGCCCCCCCTCTTCGGCCAGGACGAGGTTGCGGTGGGGGAAGGCCGCCTGCCCCTGCGCCGCGCCGTGCTGCGCCTCACCGCGCCGTTTAGCCTGCTGGGGGTGCCCACCGTGGCCCTCCCCTCCTCCGCCCCGTTCGTGGGTGTGCAGCTCGTAGGGCGCCGTGACGAGGATGACCGGCTGCTGGGCCTCGCGCTGGCTGTAGAAGGGCCGGGTCGCTAA
- a CDS encoding LEA type 2 family protein, which translates to MQKLLLPPLLALGLGACAPAPATIQVPTFAVQSVRLTGLSLPSGPNPALASVTLRLRVGNPNPVPVRLANISGRLVLDGEDVGTVNLPNVNLPARGESEQLAFLSLPVTLQTAGAFLRVARGQEVAYRVDGRFTADLGPLGRPTFGPFTLAQGVWQQPAILPF; encoded by the coding sequence ATGCAAAAGCTGCTCCTGCCCCCCCTGCTCGCGCTTGGCCTGGGCGCCTGCGCCCCCGCGCCAGCGACCATTCAGGTCCCGACCTTCGCGGTGCAGAGTGTTCGTCTGACCGGGCTCAGCCTGCCCAGCGGCCCCAATCCTGCGCTTGCCAGCGTCACGCTGCGGCTGCGCGTGGGCAATCCCAATCCCGTGCCGGTGCGTCTGGCCAACATCAGCGGACGTCTGGTCCTCGACGGGGAGGACGTGGGCACGGTGAATCTGCCCAACGTGAACCTCCCCGCACGGGGCGAGAGCGAACAGCTCGCGTTCCTGAGCCTGCCCGTCACCCTTCAGACCGCCGGGGCCTTTTTGCGGGTGGCGCGCGGCCAAGAGGTCGCCTACCGTGTGGACGGCCGCTTTACCGCTGACCTCGGGCCCCTGGGCCGCCCCACCTTCGGTCCCTTCACCCTCGCCCAGGGCGTGTGGCAGCAACCGGCCATTCTGCCGTTCTAG
- a CDS encoding outer membrane lipoprotein carrier protein LolA: protein MNRILPLLTLALLPGADAQTAQDILNRVDAAQKAAKDVSFRLQGSATLESSPQKIDLTVKSIPAQGVARLQFAAPDALADNIVVADRNEVRQYLFLTNQITVTPLKKAADQAGFGGLDFTQLSNAATLLNQYNVKLLGTATVGGQKVYQLEAAPKNGGTGDRARVWITEAGWRPTRIQLLGTGNRVLADLNVTNYRVNSGLTVAGLKALPKDAQLIRQ, encoded by the coding sequence GTGAACCGAATTCTTCCTCTTCTGACCCTCGCGCTGCTGCCCGGTGCGGACGCCCAGACCGCGCAGGACATCCTGAACCGGGTAGACGCCGCGCAAAAGGCCGCCAAGGACGTGAGTTTCCGCCTACAGGGCAGCGCGACCCTGGAATCCTCACCCCAAAAGATTGACCTCACGGTCAAGAGCATTCCCGCGCAGGGGGTGGCGCGCCTCCAGTTCGCTGCCCCCGATGCGCTAGCGGATAACATCGTGGTGGCGGACCGGAATGAGGTGCGGCAGTACCTTTTTCTGACCAACCAGATCACGGTGACGCCCCTGAAAAAGGCGGCTGATCAGGCTGGTTTTGGCGGGCTGGACTTCACCCAGCTGAGCAATGCGGCGACCCTGCTCAACCAGTACAACGTCAAGCTGCTGGGTACGGCGACTGTGGGTGGCCAGAAGGTCTATCAGCTCGAAGCGGCGCCCAAGAACGGGGGCACGGGAGACCGGGCGCGCGTCTGGATCACCGAGGCGGGCTGGCGGCCCACCCGAATCCAGCTGCTCGGCACCGGCAACAGGGTGCTTGCTGACCTGAATGTCACCAACTACCGCGTGAACAGCGGCCTGACCGTGGCGGGCCTCAAGGCGCTGCCCAAGGACGCGCAGCTGATCCGTCAGTAA
- a CDS encoding C40 family peptidase, with translation MKAFRTLLMAAALGSCAGAATYTVKAGDTLYRVALANNLEPAELMRLNGLSSTTLRVGQQLQVGQAGPAATTAPAAQAQPAKVPSGQTKGQKPVATAAQPKAAPSTKKSPAGSAQVKPAGWNSGGAFIRTAASRFLGIRYALGGTGNGGLDCSGFTMRVFQQMGIRLPRTAAGQWNTGRPVSSRNLQPGDLVFFNTTGRGVSHVGIYVGGGQMANANSYRGRTIIEPLFGNPYWASRYIGARRVLS, from the coding sequence ATGAAAGCGTTCCGTACCCTCCTGATGGCCGCCGCGCTTGGTAGCTGTGCCGGTGCTGCCACCTACACCGTGAAAGCGGGTGACACGCTCTACCGGGTCGCTCTCGCCAACAACCTCGAACCCGCCGAGCTGATGCGCCTCAACGGGCTGAGCAGCACCACGCTGAGGGTCGGACAGCAACTCCAGGTGGGCCAAGCTGGCCCTGCGGCCACGACGGCTCCGGCAGCCCAGGCTCAACCTGCCAAGGTGCCCTCCGGCCAGACAAAGGGGCAAAAGCCGGTGGCCACCGCTGCCCAGCCCAAGGCCGCCCCGTCCACCAAGAAGAGTCCGGCGGGCAGCGCTCAGGTCAAACCTGCGGGCTGGAACAGTGGCGGCGCCTTTATCCGCACGGCCGCCAGCCGCTTCCTGGGCATCCGCTACGCGCTGGGTGGCACGGGAAACGGCGGCTTGGACTGCTCGGGCTTCACCATGCGCGTGTTTCAACAGATGGGCATTCGGCTGCCCCGTACCGCGGCTGGGCAGTGGAATACCGGGCGTCCCGTCAGCAGCCGCAACCTGCAACCCGGCGACCTGGTCTTTTTTAACACCACGGGCCGTGGCGTCAGCCACGTCGGCATCTATGTTGGCGGCGGCCAGATGGCGAACGCCAACAGCTACCGCGGCCGCACGATCATCGAGCCCCTCTTCGGTAACCCCTACTGGGCCAGTCGGTACATCGGTGCTCGCCGCGTCCTCAGCTGA